The Mucilaginibacter gracilis genomic interval TAAAAAGATCATGGAAGACTTGCAAATATTAAAACACCTGAAAAACTTAACTGACAGGGAAGAAAAACTTTGGGTTAAAGAAAACCTTACTGATGAGGAAGTAGCCCAACTGCATCAAATAAAGCTGGAGCTTGACCAACATTGGGACTTACTTAGGCAAAGAAGAGCCTTGCGTGATGCTGGTGAAAACCCCGACAAAGCCGAGATCCGCG includes:
- a CDS encoding DUF2630 family protein, which produces MEDLQILKHLKNLTDREEKLWVKENLTDEEVAQLHQIKLELDQHWDLLRQRRALRDAGENPDKAEIRDIDTIENYKN